In the Longimicrobiaceae bacterium genome, CCGCCGGCAGCAGCACGCGCTCGAACAGCGGGAGCCGCTCGGGCGGGGGCATCACCACCGCGGCCATGCGCTCCGCGAAGCCGTCCGGCAGCGCGAAGCCGGGCTCCTCGGCCAGCGCCTCGGCCACCAGGCGGTACGCGGCCGCCTCGGCGTCATCGCCGCCGGGCGCGGGGGCGAGCCCCGCATCCATCCGCTCCTGGACCTGCCAGTCCCTCTCCGTCACGGCCTCAGCTCCTCAGCGCTGTACCTCGTCAACAGCCTGTCCTTGAGCGCCTTGCGCCCGCGGAACAGGTAGCTCTTCACCGTGCCCGCGGGCAAGCCCATGACCTGCGAGACCTCACCCACCGACATCTCCTCCAGGTGGTAGAAGGTGAGCACGGCGCGGTATGGCATGGGCATCCCGTCCACCTGCTCGCGCACGAAGCCGCGCATCTCCCGCGCCGCCATCTCGTCGCCCCACTCGGGAGACAGGTCGCGCACCTCGGCCGGCGGCGTGTGCCCCCGGTTGCCGGGCGCCAGGTCCTCGAAGAGCGGCATGCGCTTCTTCTGCAGGTGGCTCAGGCAGGCGCGGTAGGCGATGCTCGCGATCCAGGTGGAGAGCTTGGACTGGAAGCCGAAGCCGCCCAGCTTGCGGTGAACGCGGAAGAACACGTCCTGGCACAGCTCCTCGCGGTCGCGCTCGTCGCGGACCATGCGGCCCACCACGTGGCTCACCAGGCGCTGATACCGCGCGACGAGGTCGCGGAACGCGGCGCCGTCGCCCGCCAGCACGCGCTCCACCAGGGCTCTCTCGGGCTCCATGCGCCAGTAGACGGGACGAGGGTGAGAACGGTTGCAGCGGGAGATGCGGTGCGGCGTTGCAACCGCCGGCCGGGAGGCCCCGTCCACTGGTGAGAGGCCGGGCCCAACGGGGCGCGGCTCCGAACCCGAACCCAGGAAACGAGCTAGATATGGATATCCTGCCGATGGTGATCGTCGCGACGGTGGTGGCCGGGGGCGTGATGATCGTGCGGTCCATCTCGGACAACTGGACGCGGCGCAAGGCGCTGGACGCCCACGCGTCCGACGACGTGGTGCGCACCATCTTCACCCGGCGCCGCGACCCGGACACGTACGGCGCGCTGAAGTGGGGCCTGGTGGTGGCGGCGGTGGGGATCGCGCTGATGGTCGTGCAGTTCCTGCCGTACAACGACAACGACCCCATCGCCTTCGGGATCGTGCTTCTCTTCGCGGGCGCCGGGCTGCTGGCCTACTACGCCATGGCGCGCCGCGTCGCCCCGCAGAGCTGGGAACCCGCGCCGCCCGCCCGCACCGAGTACGATCCCGGCGACGGAATCTAGCGCGCGGTCCACCCTGGCACCTAGAAAAACAGCGCACGACGTAGGCGAGTCGGCGAGCGCGGAGGAGCCGCCTAAACTGCTCCTCGACACGGACTGGGCATTCCCGGTCGGCGCTGGGCCTCGGCTTCTGCCGAGGCCCTTCTGCT is a window encoding:
- a CDS encoding sigma-70 family RNA polymerase sigma factor, which gives rise to MEPERALVERVLAGDGAAFRDLVARYQRLVSHVVGRMVRDERDREELCQDVFFRVHRKLGGFGFQSKLSTWIASIAYRACLSHLQKKRMPLFEDLAPGNRGHTPPAEVRDLSPEWGDEMAAREMRGFVREQVDGMPMPYRAVLTFYHLEEMSVGEVSQVMGLPAGTVKSYLFRGRKALKDRLLTRYSAEELRP
- a CDS encoding DUF6249 domain-containing protein, giving the protein MDILPMVIVATVVAGGVMIVRSISDNWTRRKALDAHASDDVVRTIFTRRRDPDTYGALKWGLVVAAVGIALMVVQFLPYNDNDPIAFGIVLLFAGAGLLAYYAMARRVAPQSWEPAPPARTEYDPGDGI